The following proteins come from a genomic window of Nostoc sp. ATCC 53789:
- a CDS encoding diflavin flavoprotein, which produces MSVATLTSNHSRDVQVAEIGKNTLILRSRTWDRLKFEVEYSRQRGTTANSYLIQADKNALIDPPGESFTEIYLEQLAQQLDFITLDYIVLSHVNPNRRATLQVLLSLVPQATLICSRPAANALKTAFPEFESPIQAMRSGDTLDLGQGHLLSFVTVPTPRWADGLCTYDSATKILYTDKLFGAHICEDTLFDEDWKGLDAERRYYFECLHAPQAKQVEVALDKISLLGARCYAPAHGPVVRYSLSRFTYDYRQWCQGQKSQELSVALLYASAYGNTAIMANAIAQGLIQNGVNVESINCELADSAEINRIVETCDGLIIGSPTLGGHAPTQIQTALGIVLSVAAKTKLAGVFGSYGWSGEAIDLIESKLKDANYQLGFETIRVRFSPTSEILQQCQEAGASFAQNLKKTKKLRSSRQIVTETHVDRTEQAVGRIIGSLCVVTTRDEETHKGVLTSWVSQATFNPPGIMIAIANEQNADLMHHPGDKFVLNILKEGRNVRRYFSRHSTLGDNPFANLSTKTADNGCLILNEALAYLECTVQNQLECGDRWLIYAVINHGEVLENDGITALEHRKSGSYY; this is translated from the coding sequence ATGTCTGTTGCAACATTAACGTCCAACCATAGCAGAGATGTCCAAGTTGCTGAAATTGGTAAAAATACTCTGATTCTGCGATCGCGGACTTGGGACAGATTAAAATTTGAGGTGGAGTATTCTCGTCAACGGGGAACTACAGCAAATTCTTATCTGATTCAAGCTGATAAAAATGCTTTAATTGACCCTCCCGGCGAATCTTTTACCGAAATTTACCTTGAGCAACTTGCACAACAACTAGACTTCATTACCCTAGATTACATTGTTCTCAGTCATGTCAACCCAAACCGCAGAGCAACCTTACAAGTATTGCTCTCTCTGGTTCCTCAAGCTACTCTAATTTGTTCTCGCCCCGCCGCCAATGCTCTAAAAACTGCCTTCCCCGAATTTGAGTCACCTATTCAAGCGATGCGATCAGGAGATACTCTAGATTTAGGACAAGGACATCTTCTATCATTTGTCACCGTACCAACTCCCCGGTGGGCCGATGGACTTTGCACTTATGATTCTGCAACGAAAATTCTCTACACAGACAAACTTTTCGGCGCTCATATTTGCGAAGATACTTTGTTTGATGAAGACTGGAAGGGATTAGATGCGGAACGTCGTTACTATTTTGAATGTCTCCATGCGCCCCAAGCAAAACAAGTCGAAGTAGCCTTAGATAAAATATCGCTTTTGGGAGCCAGATGTTATGCCCCAGCACACGGGCCAGTTGTGCGTTACAGCTTGAGTCGTTTTACTTATGATTACCGTCAATGGTGTCAAGGACAAAAATCTCAAGAATTGAGTGTCGCTTTGCTCTATGCTTCTGCTTATGGAAATACAGCAATTATGGCGAATGCGATCGCTCAAGGTTTGATTCAAAATGGAGTTAATGTAGAATCAATCAACTGTGAACTAGCTGATTCTGCCGAGATTAACCGCATTGTAGAAACTTGCGATGGCTTAATTATCGGCTCACCCACTTTAGGCGGCCATGCACCGACTCAAATTCAAACTGCTTTAGGAATAGTTCTCTCGGTGGCGGCTAAAACTAAGTTAGCTGGGGTGTTTGGTTCTTACGGCTGGAGTGGAGAGGCAATAGATTTAATCGAAAGTAAGCTCAAAGATGCAAATTATCAACTAGGGTTTGAAACAATTCGGGTGCGTTTTAGCCCTACTTCTGAAATTCTTCAGCAGTGTCAAGAAGCAGGTGCTTCCTTTGCCCAAAACTTGAAGAAAACTAAAAAACTTCGTAGTTCCCGCCAAATTGTGACAGAAACCCATGTAGATCGTACCGAACAAGCGGTGGGGCGAATCATTGGTTCTCTGTGTGTTGTGACAACTCGTGATGAAGAAACCCACAAAGGGGTTTTAACTTCTTGGGTATCGCAGGCAACTTTTAACCCACCAGGGATTATGATTGCGATCGCTAACGAGCAGAATGCAGATTTAATGCATCATCCTGGTGATAAATTTGTGCTGAATATCCTCAAAGAAGGAAGAAATGTGCGACGCTATTTTTCTCGTCATAGCACTTTAGGCGATAATCCTTTTGCAAATCTTTCCACAAAAACTGCTGATAATGGTTGTTTGATTTTGAATGAGGCATTAGCCTATTTAGAATGTACGGTGCAAAATCAGCTTGAATGTGGCGATAGATGGTTAATTTATGCCGTTATTAATCACGGTGAAGTGTTGGAAAATGATGGTATCACTGCTTTGGAGCATCGGAAATCTGGCAGCTATTATTAA
- a CDS encoding phosphate-starvation-inducible PsiE family protein translates to MYKSAENTPITMYEINRGRVVRTLEFIQDVIVICLCIGLFSFMVLQVRDMFLSLLPPLDFHAVTADILFLLILVELFRLLIIYLQEHRVSIGVAVEVSIVSALREVIVKGVLETSWSQVLATCAFLLVLGVLLFLRVWLPPTFEGIDPEQEVSKRYRSRAKSELIQNNGH, encoded by the coding sequence ATGTATAAATCTGCTGAAAATACTCCGATTACGATGTACGAAATCAACCGTGGACGCGTTGTGCGAACCTTGGAATTTATCCAAGATGTGATTGTGATTTGTTTGTGTATCGGTTTATTTAGCTTCATGGTGCTTCAGGTGAGAGATATGTTTCTCTCCTTACTTCCACCTCTAGATTTTCATGCTGTTACTGCCGATATTCTCTTTTTGCTCATATTAGTTGAGCTATTCCGATTGTTGATTATTTACCTACAAGAACATCGAGTATCTATTGGGGTAGCTGTTGAAGTTTCCATCGTTTCTGCTTTGCGAGAAGTCATTGTTAAAGGTGTTCTAGAAACAAGTTGGAGTCAAGTTTTAGCAACTTGTGCCTTTTTATTAGTGCTGGGAGTACTACTGTTTCTCCGAGTTTGGCTACCCCCTACCTTTGAAGGTATCGACCCAGAACAAGAAGTATCTAAACGCTATAGAAGCAGAGCCAAGTCTGAATTAATACAAAACAATGGTCATTAA
- a CDS encoding diflavin flavoprotein, protein MVALIQPTQVTPNPGRLTVETVEIASQTTAIRCLDWDRERFDVEFGLRNGTTYNSFLIQGEKVALVDTSHRKFEQLYLEILVGLIDPTKIDYLIISHTEPDHSGLVKNILQLAPSITVVGAKVAIQFLENMVHQPFNSRQVKSGERLDLGNGHELEFISAPNLHWPDTIFTYDHKTSTLYTCDVFGMHYCDDHTYDENITLLEEDFQYYYDCLMGPNARSVLAALKRIEKLEIGTVATGHGPLLQHYIPEWLGRYQNWSLEQAKTETLVALFYVEDYGHSEQLVRTIAHGCAKTGVAVELFPLNSSEPQEVRELVAQSSGLVIAMPPQSSVMAQASLSTILAAVHKKQSIGLLESGGGEDEPIYPLRNKFQELGLTEAFPPILVKEIPTQATEQLCDEAGTDLGQWLNRDRTIKQIKSINTELEKALGRISTGLYIITAKKGEIQSAMFASWVTQASLEPLGVAIAVSKDRAIESLMHVGDRFVLNVLEEGKYQGLMKHFLKRFAPGADRFAGVKTYPANNGSPVLAEALAYMECEITSRMDCGDHWVIYSTVQTGRVSKLDALTAAHHRKIGNHY, encoded by the coding sequence ATGGTTGCACTCATACAGCCCACTCAAGTTACTCCCAACCCAGGACGTTTGACAGTAGAAACTGTCGAAATTGCTTCTCAAACAACTGCTATTCGTTGTCTAGACTGGGATAGAGAACGTTTTGATGTCGAGTTTGGTTTACGGAATGGTACGACTTATAATTCTTTTTTAATTCAAGGAGAAAAAGTTGCCTTAGTTGATACATCTCACCGAAAGTTTGAGCAACTATATCTTGAGATACTGGTGGGATTAATTGATCCGACTAAAATAGATTATTTGATTATTAGCCATACGGAACCAGATCATAGTGGCTTAGTAAAAAATATTTTGCAACTAGCTCCCTCAATTACTGTTGTTGGTGCTAAGGTAGCTATTCAATTTTTAGAAAATATGGTTCACCAGCCCTTTAATTCAAGGCAGGTGAAAAGTGGAGAGCGATTAGATTTAGGCAACGGACACGAATTAGAATTTATCTCTGCACCTAACTTACACTGGCCTGACACAATCTTTACTTATGACCACAAAACTAGCACTCTCTACACCTGTGATGTGTTTGGGATGCACTACTGTGATGACCACACTTATGATGAAAATATCACCTTACTTGAGGAAGATTTTCAATATTATTATGATTGTCTTATGGGTCCCAATGCTCGGTCTGTTTTGGCAGCTTTAAAGCGGATTGAAAAGTTAGAAATAGGAACAGTTGCTACGGGACATGGGCCTTTATTACAACACTATATTCCAGAATGGCTCGGACGGTATCAAAACTGGAGTTTAGAACAAGCAAAAACAGAGACTCTAGTGGCTCTATTTTATGTTGAAGATTACGGCCATAGCGAGCAGTTAGTCCGTACCATAGCTCATGGATGTGCGAAAACAGGCGTAGCAGTGGAATTATTTCCTCTCAATAGTTCTGAACCTCAAGAAGTTCGAGAATTAGTTGCACAATCTTCTGGTTTAGTAATTGCAATGCCACCCCAATCTTCGGTGATGGCTCAAGCTTCTTTAAGCACTATTTTAGCTGCTGTTCACAAAAAGCAGTCAATTGGTTTATTAGAGTCGGGAGGTGGAGAAGATGAACCTATTTATCCTTTACGCAATAAGTTTCAAGAACTGGGATTAACTGAAGCCTTTCCACCTATTTTAGTTAAAGAAATTCCTACCCAAGCAACGGAACAGCTTTGTGATGAAGCGGGTACAGATTTGGGTCAATGGTTGAACCGCGATCGCACCATTAAACAAATTAAATCCATCAATACGGAGCTAGAGAAGGCTTTAGGGCGTATTAGTACAGGTTTATACATTATCACCGCCAAAAAAGGAGAAATTCAGAGCGCAATGTTTGCTTCTTGGGTGACACAAGCCAGCCTTGAGCCTTTAGGAGTTGCGATCGCAGTATCCAAAGATCGAGCAATTGAATCTTTGATGCACGTTGGCGATCGCTTTGTTCTAAACGTTTTAGAAGAAGGCAAATATCAAGGATTAATGAAACATTTCCTCAAGCGTTTCGCTCCTGGTGCAGACCGATTTGCTGGAGTGAAGACATATCCAGCGAACAATGGATCGCCCGTTTTAGCTGAAGCCCTAGCTTACATGGAATGTGAAATCACTAGCCGCATGGATTGTGGAGATCATTGGGTAATTTATAGCACAGTCCAAACTGGAAGGGTTTCCAAGTTAGATGCACTTACCGCCGCGCATCACCGCAAAATTGGCAATCATTACTAA
- a CDS encoding pyridoxal-phosphate dependent enzyme, protein MSLIFFPPPIQQINSEIIHCAGVDLYVLRLDLMHPWVNGNKWFKLKYNLLEAKEKNFTTLLTFGGAYSNHIYATAAAGNLFGFRTIGVIRGEERLPLNPTLSFAVQQGMQLVYMNREMYRQRNTPVIEEYLQQRFGEVFIIPEGGSNLNGVRGCMEIIDNAVYAFDHICVACGTATTLTGIALSLHQGQRAIAFPVLKNGSFLAQEIESLLTNYLASDLPAPSNSPASWELVCDYHFGGYAKVNDELLLFSQQFREQHGIPLDYVYTAKMFYGVMDLLKQGFFSKGDSLLLIHTGGLQGNVGMEERLKRW, encoded by the coding sequence ATGTCGTTAATATTTTTTCCTCCTCCCATACAACAAATCAACAGCGAAATCATCCATTGCGCTGGTGTTGATCTGTATGTACTACGCCTGGATCTCATGCACCCGTGGGTTAACGGCAATAAGTGGTTCAAGCTGAAATACAATCTTTTGGAGGCCAAGGAGAAAAATTTCACAACACTGCTTACTTTTGGCGGCGCTTATTCCAATCACATCTATGCAACTGCGGCGGCTGGTAATCTTTTCGGTTTTCGTACCATCGGCGTAATTCGTGGGGAGGAGAGACTACCACTAAACCCGACGCTGAGTTTTGCTGTACAACAGGGTATGCAGCTTGTGTACATGAACCGCGAAATGTATCGACAGCGCAACACACCAGTGATAGAGGAATATCTGCAACAACGCTTCGGTGAAGTGTTTATCATTCCCGAAGGTGGGAGTAATTTAAATGGTGTGCGCGGCTGTATGGAGATCATTGATAATGCCGTCTACGCATTTGATCATATATGCGTAGCCTGTGGTACAGCTACCACACTGACTGGTATTGCCCTTTCATTGCATCAAGGACAAAGAGCGATCGCTTTTCCCGTTCTGAAAAATGGCTCATTTCTTGCACAAGAAATTGAAAGTCTGCTGACAAATTACCTCGCCTCTGATTTACCCGCACCATCTAACTCTCCCGCTTCCTGGGAATTGGTATGTGATTACCATTTTGGCGGCTATGCAAAGGTGAACGATGAGTTACTACTGTTCAGCCAACAGTTCAGGGAGCAACATGGCATACCCCTCGATTACGTATATACCGCCAAAATGTTTTACGGAGTAATGGATTTACTAAAACAGGGATTTTTTAGTAAAGGCGATTCGTTGCTGCTCATACACACAGGAGGCTTACAGGGCAATGTTGGCATGGAAGAGCGGCTGAAAAGATGGTAG
- a CDS encoding pentapeptide repeat-containing protein, whose product MTVDLLSKAITAIASMAATPIKNKFERKEAVIKLLKKLNLKYEYPPADFSGVYVYTLVQYGVGKPHEILELFRQEEIKQAFREAFEQNDPLIFIKKGQDFIDGYALGDEIKKLGIDPFPEYAAFAMAFIEVANSTRKPSEVLRDRKLDAINRNLSVLQEQLSKLKEPKEILLELAIQSQTYQKLQPADESKNEKIAIFILAQQMRGWFETIGYKFDSYKVEEEKFFEWIINIPARRGYDRIFVRGVEREGGLSDVQSLRKALDEHKTKEAWLVSARRISPAARNEVKKEENQDIFCYTFDELLDEQADFSKYLDWLEAEVKRKGIDRMYVPLACIKEEYDPITQEKLGVSRYNADDGWIEGYIDHWLNDRAKEHISILGEFGTGKTWLTLHYAWTALQRYRDAKERKSERPRIPLVIPLRDYAKAVSVESLFSEFFFRKYEIPILGYSVFEQLNRMGKLLLIFDGFDEMADRVDNQKMINNFWELARVVVPGSKAILTCRTEHFPEAKDGRALLNAELEASTSALTGEPPQFEVLELEKFNDDQIRQVLSFRAGVSTVEQIMENPQLLDLARRPVMTELILEALPDIEAGNPVDMSRIYLYAVRNKMERDIKAERTFTSLADKLYFLCELSWEMLSTDQMSLNYRLFPDRIRRLFGHAVQEEKYLDHWHFDMMGQTMLIRNADGDYSPAHRSLLEFFVAYKFAAELGVIAPDFTDLAKAQSHLNYSVSSDYTWSSYFRRECDENGNIKPILCLQEFIPEKIELLAETVGKETLNTDFFSNNHDKVVKIRLNNAIFELIGNMISPDKEKVKARLLTLITETCDKTSQEVGIVGGNVASLLVQYDPISMRGKNLSGANLRYANFSESDLTECNLDNADLSNARFDRKSIMLDATLRNSNLSHLRLRDFFFGHISRINLNKISSLLTNFNTDTPAICFYYPHEVNHSDRPNLLFKVKQNEIVVAYEENKLLEWNYIIKSMYILNWEVNQEVLNILTVEGEDIYLELKTGLNLPVDEATSCLRPWHYADFTGAIGLGEREIYILKILGAISLPNTSYNPHNDKELNFGLRHNKGE is encoded by the coding sequence ATGACTGTAGACCTATTATCGAAAGCAATCACAGCAATTGCTAGTATGGCGGCTACTCCTATAAAAAACAAGTTCGAGCGTAAAGAGGCTGTAATTAAATTATTAAAGAAACTGAACCTTAAGTATGAGTATCCACCTGCTGATTTCTCGGGTGTATATGTCTATACTCTTGTACAGTACGGGGTTGGAAAACCACATGAAATTCTAGAATTATTTCGGCAGGAAGAAATTAAGCAAGCTTTCCGTGAAGCATTTGAACAGAATGACCCTTTAATATTCATCAAAAAAGGTCAAGATTTTATAGATGGGTATGCCTTGGGTGATGAAATCAAAAAACTTGGTATTGACCCGTTTCCAGAATATGCTGCTTTTGCTATGGCTTTTATTGAGGTTGCCAACAGCACACGCAAACCATCAGAAGTTTTAAGAGATCGAAAGCTTGACGCTATAAATCGAAATTTATCAGTTCTTCAAGAGCAGTTATCTAAGCTAAAAGAACCAAAGGAAATTCTACTTGAGTTAGCTATACAGTCACAAACTTATCAAAAACTTCAGCCAGCAGATGAGTCAAAGAATGAAAAAATTGCGATATTTATATTAGCACAGCAAATGAGGGGGTGGTTTGAAACTATAGGATACAAGTTTGATAGTTATAAAGTAGAAGAAGAGAAATTTTTTGAGTGGATCATTAATATTCCAGCACGGCGAGGATATGACCGCATCTTTGTACGTGGTGTTGAGCGTGAAGGAGGGCTAAGTGATGTTCAATCTTTACGAAAAGCTTTAGATGAGCATAAGACGAAAGAAGCTTGGCTTGTCTCTGCTCGGAGGATTAGTCCAGCAGCTCGCAATGAAGTGAAAAAGGAAGAAAATCAAGATATCTTCTGCTATACCTTTGACGAACTACTAGATGAACAGGCTGACTTTAGCAAATACCTAGACTGGCTAGAAGCTGAGGTTAAGCGTAAGGGTATTGACAGAATGTATGTTCCTCTTGCTTGTATTAAAGAAGAATATGATCCTATTACTCAAGAAAAACTAGGGGTTAGTCGATACAACGCAGATGATGGTTGGATTGAAGGCTACATCGATCACTGGCTAAACGATCGGGCTAAAGAGCATATCTCAATACTAGGTGAGTTTGGCACTGGCAAAACTTGGTTGACTTTGCACTATGCTTGGACTGCTCTACAACGCTATCGTGATGCCAAAGAACGGAAAAGTGAGCGACCTCGGATTCCATTGGTTATTCCTTTACGCGACTATGCTAAAGCAGTCAGTGTTGAGTCTTTGTTTTCAGAGTTCTTTTTTCGCAAGTATGAAATTCCTATTCTTGGTTACTCTGTATTTGAGCAACTCAACCGGATGGGGAAATTACTACTCATCTTTGATGGATTTGATGAAATGGCAGATCGGGTAGATAACCAAAAGATGATTAATAACTTCTGGGAGTTAGCTAGGGTTGTTGTACCTGGTTCTAAAGCAATTCTTACCTGCCGAACAGAACACTTTCCAGAAGCTAAAGATGGTCGAGCTTTACTAAATGCAGAATTAGAAGCTTCTACTTCTGCTCTCACTGGTGAACCTCCACAATTTGAGGTGCTAGAACTAGAGAAATTCAACGATGACCAAATTCGTCAGGTGCTATCATTTCGAGCAGGAGTTTCCACTGTTGAACAGATAATGGAAAATCCCCAACTCCTAGACTTAGCCCGTCGCCCAGTGATGACTGAACTAATTCTAGAAGCTCTACCTGATATTGAAGCAGGAAATCCAGTAGATATGTCACGTATTTATCTTTATGCTGTACGCAACAAGATGGAGCGAGATATCAAGGCAGAGCGTACTTTTACTTCATTAGCTGATAAACTCTATTTTCTATGTGAGTTGTCGTGGGAGATGCTGTCAACTGATCAGATGAGTCTTAACTACCGACTTTTCCCCGATCGGATACGCCGTCTTTTTGGTCATGCCGTACAGGAGGAAAAATATCTAGACCACTGGCATTTTGACATGATGGGTCAGACTATGCTCATCCGTAATGCAGATGGTGACTATTCACCAGCACATCGCTCCCTTTTAGAGTTTTTTGTCGCCTACAAATTTGCTGCTGAATTAGGAGTTATAGCTCCTGACTTTACTGACTTAGCAAAAGCACAATCTCACTTAAATTATAGTGTTTCATCTGACTATACTTGGTCATCTTATTTTCGGCGGGAATGTGATGAGAATGGCAATATTAAACCTATTTTATGTCTGCAAGAGTTTATTCCTGAAAAAATAGAATTACTAGCAGAAACTGTGGGTAAAGAAACATTAAATACAGACTTTTTTAGTAATAATCATGACAAGGTAGTAAAGATAAGACTGAATAATGCCATCTTTGAATTGATAGGAAATATGATTTCTCCTGACAAGGAAAAGGTCAAGGCTAGATTATTGACTCTAATTACAGAAACCTGTGATAAAACTTCACAAGAAGTAGGTATAGTTGGTGGTAATGTTGCTAGCCTTTTAGTGCAATATGATCCTATTAGTATGAGAGGAAAAAATCTATCTGGTGCAAATTTAAGGTATGCAAACTTTTCTGAATCTGATCTCACAGAATGTAATTTAGATAATGCTGATTTAAGTAATGCTAGATTTGATAGAAAATCTATAATGTTAGATGCTACCCTACGAAATAGTAACTTAAGCCATTTGAGGCTGAGAGACTTTTTCTTCGGCCATATTTCAAGAATAAATTTAAATAAAATATCTTCATTATTAACTAATTTTAATACTGATACACCAGCTATTTGTTTTTATTATCCTCATGAGGTTAATCATTCGGATAGACCAAATTTACTTTTTAAAGTTAAACAGAATGAAATAGTAGTTGCTTATGAAGAAAATAAATTATTAGAATGGAACTATATAATTAAATCAATGTACATTTTAAATTGGGAAGTTAATCAAGAAGTTCTTAATATTCTGACTGTTGAAGGTGAAGATATTTATCTTGAACTAAAAACTGGTCTAAATTTACCTGTTGATGAAGCTACAAGTTGTTTAAGACCTTGGCATTATGCAGATTTTACAGGAGCGATAGGACTTGGTGAACGTGAAATTTACATATTAAAAATATTAGGCGCTATTAGTCTACCTAATACTTCTTACAATCCCCACAATGATAAGGAGCTAAACTTCGGTTTAAGACACAATAAGGGTGAATAA
- a CDS encoding class I SAM-dependent methyltransferase — translation MMTVNPIIGDSPNQIYANFGKRFFAWMMAQSSSTYDNIVGERKRSLFANLQGKVLEIGPGTGPNLPYYPKDIHWIGIEPNPHMHSYLQKQAKKLGLNIDLRIGNAEWLDAEDNSIDTVVSTLVLCSVPNIDYTLQAILRVLKPGGRFLFIEHVAAPKGTVLRQVQSAIRPIWKVIGDGCHPDRETLIALENAGFSRVNYERFDAQLPIVSPHIIGVATK, via the coding sequence ATGATGACTGTAAACCCAATTATTGGAGATTCACCAAACCAGATTTATGCCAACTTTGGTAAACGTTTCTTTGCCTGGATGATGGCTCAAAGTAGCAGCACGTATGATAATATCGTCGGCGAGCGCAAACGTTCTCTTTTTGCAAATCTCCAAGGTAAAGTGTTAGAAATCGGCCCAGGAACAGGCCCTAACCTACCCTACTACCCTAAAGATATCCACTGGATAGGAATCGAGCCAAACCCTCACATGCACTCCTATCTTCAAAAACAAGCTAAAAAACTAGGCTTAAACATCGACCTTAGAATTGGTAATGCTGAATGGTTAGATGCTGAAGATAACAGCATAGATACTGTTGTTAGTACCTTAGTTTTGTGTTCGGTGCCGAATATAGATTATACATTACAGGCAATTTTAAGAGTACTCAAACCAGGTGGACGCTTCTTATTTATTGAACACGTTGCTGCACCTAAAGGAACTGTATTGCGACAAGTACAAAGCGCAATTCGTCCGATTTGGAAAGTGATAGGTGATGGTTGTCATCCAGATAGAGAAACTTTAATTGCTTTAGAAAATGCTGGTTTTTCTAGGGTTAATTATGAGCGATTTGATGCACAATTGCCGATTGTCAGTCCTCATATTATTGGCGTAGCAACAAAGTAA
- a CDS encoding tetratricopeptide repeat protein yields MKSKNQAVFALIVKSTIVFLPLLLSVGIANGQSAPSPSPALTQTSVLSNQEREELTRLRAEKRIQQQVQSDFNSAFSRTTILLNVWLVILSLFPVAIIALFWLLRRVVIREIVDRAMQQLQGMEKLQNQLSTVKQEAENVIQDAKKINYELEQETVSLQQKIKREQENLSTLTSELDLAKSQVLSRLETQLKKSQENIENLESNFASVLSKLEVDAQQQKDVALENLGNLASVLSQELSNLKLGVQQQQLALADLEGSKSEFISQLSGWESDAQNQKNIVFESLAKLQSEFADQLSELQVDAHHRKEIAFESLGKLDNELKSQLSELQADAQEQKNKIVESLSALQLEFAEQLSELQLDAQKRKELIIENLEKAGSEFSSQFSELQWNAQQQKILILEKLERLETEFVSQLSDLQLDAEERKDLILQELTEITPESILEAVNHEVKEEKEIEEQPQQPELTAEEYVKEGDELFSKRRYEDAIAAYNQAVKIQPDEPVAWLKRGLTLGRLKRYKDAIASYDRAIQIQPDYHQAWCDRGVAFGKLQQHQQAFASFEKATQIKPDDAVAWLNCGLSLVALEKYEEAIVSFDKALEFQPNSPKIWDKRGYTLVRLGRDDEAIASFNKTLEIKPDYASAYYNKAACYALQRQVELSLETLKQAIELDPRYKEDAATDLDFDDIADDERFKQLVAE; encoded by the coding sequence ATGAAGAGCAAAAATCAAGCTGTTTTCGCTTTAATTGTAAAAAGTACTATTGTTTTTTTACCCTTACTATTATCCGTTGGAATTGCCAATGGGCAATCTGCACCATCACCTTCGCCAGCACTAACCCAGACTTCGGTATTGTCGAATCAGGAACGGGAAGAATTAACACGACTACGAGCAGAAAAGCGAATTCAACAGCAAGTCCAATCTGATTTTAATAGCGCTTTTAGTCGTACAACTATTTTACTCAATGTCTGGCTAGTTATATTAAGCCTATTTCCAGTCGCAATCATTGCTTTATTTTGGCTACTGCGACGGGTGGTAATCCGTGAAATTGTTGATAGAGCGATGCAACAATTACAGGGAATGGAAAAATTACAAAATCAGCTATCCACTGTTAAGCAAGAGGCTGAAAATGTTATTCAAGATGCTAAAAAAATAAATTATGAGCTAGAACAAGAAACGGTTAGTTTACAACAAAAAATTAAAAGAGAGCAAGAAAATTTATCTACCCTGACATCGGAACTAGATTTAGCTAAATCACAGGTATTAAGTAGATTAGAAACTCAACTCAAAAAATCTCAAGAAAATATAGAAAATTTAGAGTCTAATTTTGCTTCTGTTTTATCTAAATTAGAGGTTGATGCTCAACAACAAAAAGATGTAGCGCTGGAAAATCTAGGAAATTTAGCATCCGTTCTGTCACAAGAATTGTCTAATTTAAAGTTAGGTGTACAACAACAGCAACTAGCATTGGCTGATTTAGAAGGCTCAAAGTCTGAGTTCATAAGTCAACTTTCCGGATGGGAGTCTGATGCTCAAAACCAAAAAAATATAGTTTTTGAAAGTTTGGCTAAATTGCAATCAGAATTTGCCGATCAATTATCAGAATTACAGGTAGATGCTCACCACAGAAAAGAGATTGCATTTGAGAGTTTAGGAAAATTAGATAATGAGTTGAAATCTCAGTTATCAGAACTACAGGCGGATGCTCAGGAGCAAAAAAATAAAATTGTTGAAAGTTTATCAGCATTGCAGTTAGAGTTTGCTGAACAACTATCTGAATTACAATTAGATGCTCAAAAGCGCAAAGAGTTAATTATTGAGAATTTAGAAAAAGCTGGTTCTGAATTTAGTTCACAATTTTCAGAATTACAATGGAATGCTCAACAACAAAAAATTCTCATTTTGGAGAAGTTAGAAAGATTAGAAACTGAGTTTGTCTCTCAACTCTCTGACTTACAATTGGATGCCGAAGAAAGAAAGGATCTTATTCTTCAAGAACTAACTGAAATTACACCTGAATCTATCTTAGAGGCGGTGAATCATGAAGTTAAGGAAGAAAAAGAAATAGAGGAACAGCCACAACAACCAGAATTGACTGCTGAAGAGTATGTAAAAGAGGGAGATGAGCTGTTTTCTAAAAGGCGCTATGAAGATGCGATCGCAGCTTACAACCAAGCGGTTAAAATTCAACCTGATGAACCTGTGGCTTGGTTAAAACGAGGTCTAACTCTCGGAAGGCTGAAACGCTATAAAGATGCGATCGCATCCTACGATCGAGCTATCCAGATTCAACCAGATTACCATCAAGCTTGGTGCGATCGCGGCGTTGCTTTTGGGAAATTACAACAGCATCAGCAAGCCTTTGCTTCATTTGAGAAAGCTACACAAATCAAGCCTGATGATGCAGTCGCTTGGTTAAATTGCGGTCTTTCTCTCGTAGCATTGGAAAAATACGAAGAGGCAATAGTGTCTTTTGATAAAGCGCTGGAATTCCAACCTAATTCTCCCAAAATCTGGGATAAACGCGGTTATACCTTGGTAAGATTGGGACGCGATGATGAAGCGATCGCTAGTTTTAACAAAACTTTAGAAATTAAGCCAGATTATGCCAGTGCCTATTACAACAAAGCAGCCTGTTACGCACTGCAAAGACAAGTTGAACTATCTCTGGAAACTCTGAAACAAGCAATTGAACTTGATCCCAGGTATAAAGAAGACGCAGCAACTGACCTAGATTTTGATGATATTGCCGATGATGAGCGCTTTAAGCAGTTAGTTGCAGAGTGA